Proteins from a genomic interval of Cucumis melo cultivar AY chromosome 7, USDA_Cmelo_AY_1.0, whole genome shotgun sequence:
- the LOC103494518 gene encoding BAHD acyltransferase BIA1-like, with product MEVKVLSKENVMPSSPTPPHLKTFQLSLLDQFSPVLYAPLIIFYPMDNKDDPRHHQSHEELMATLKSSLSKTLSHFYLLAGRIVDKSIRCSDEGAVFIEATVSCSMSEILKQPNNEFLMKLIPCSERCTKPIEEYAHVIVQANVFDCGGIAISLCLLHKLMDATTIGCFLKCWATINRQLFTSSSMTNDDNSDPFSKMVCYDYKELSSLFPQTNFLPFHPRLHEALSSNCEEKSSFQRFVFKEKAILDLKAKAKSNDVPNPTSVEVLSGFIWKCALEAASTKLGLSQIPSILTHAVNLRKRMEPPLPEFSVGNIFWNVVAHYLADKKTQVELSELVSLIRQSFVDINGNYIKKIVGNEGSEALVKLVWERNMKLFQIPKLYICTSWRNIDLSEVNFGWGKPIWIGSAGNSNTTIKNMIVLLDAISNDGVEAWVILEEEEMQILLENQEFLNFALLNPAIPI from the exons ATGGAGGTGAAAGTTTTGAGTAAAGAAAATGTTATGCCTTCTTCCCCAACGCCCCCTCACCTTAAAACCTTTCAACTTTCTCTTCTTGATCAATTTTCTCCTGTGCTTTATGCTCCTCTAATAATTTTCTACCCAATGGATAACAAAGATGATCCAAGGCACCACCAAAGCCATGAGGAACTAATGGCCACACTTAAAAGTTCTCTATCAAAAACTCTAAGCCATTTTTACTTATTGGCAGGAAGAATCGTCGACAAGTCCATTCGTTGCAGCGATGAAGGAGCTGTTTTTATCGAAGCAACTGTGAGTTGTAGCATGTCTGAGATCCTTAAACAACCAAACAACGAGTTTTTAATGAAACTCATCCCATGTTCTGAACGTTGCACTAAGCCAATCGAAGAATATGCTCATGTTATAGTGCAAGCGAACGTCTTCGATTGTGGTGGGATTGCAATCTCTCTTTGTTTGTTGCACAAACTTATGGATGCGACGACGATAGGTTGTTTTCTTAAATGTTGGGCTACTATTAATAGAC AATTATTTACATCATCATCCATGACGAACGATGATAACAGTGACCCTTTTTCGAAGATGGTATGCTATGATTACAAAGAACTGTCTTCACTCTTTCCACAGACAAATTTCTTACCATTTCATCCAAGGCTTCATGAAGCCCTCTCCTCAAATTGTGAAGAAAAAAGTTCTTTTCAAAGGTTTGTATTCAAAGAGAAGGCAATATTAGATTTAAAAGCTAAAGCCAAATCCAATGATGTCCCAAATCCAACAAGTGTGGAAGTATTGAGTGGCTTCATTTGGAAATGTGCATTGGAAGCTGCATCAACAAAATTAGGGTTATCTCAAATACCATCTATTTTAACACATGCAGTAAACCTAAGAAAGAGAATGGAGCCTCCATTGCCTGAATTTTCAGTGGGAAATATCTTTTGGAATGTGGTTGCTCATTATTTAGCAGATAAGAAAACCCAAGTGGAGCTTAGTGAATTGGTGAGTTTAATTAGACAATCATTTGTAGATATTAATGGTAATTACATAAAGAAAATAGTGGGAAATGAAGGAAGTGAAGCTCTAGTGAAATTGGTTTGGGAGAGAAATATGAAGCTTTTTCAAATTCCAAAGTTGTATATATGTACAAGTTGGAGAAATATTGATTTAAGTGAAGTGAATTTTGGATGGGGAAAGCCTATTTGGATTGGGAGTGCTGGAAATTCAAAtacaacaataaaaaatatgatTGTTTTGTTGGATGCTATATCAAATGATGGTGTTGAGGCATGGGTGATACTTGAGGAAGAAGAAATGCAAATTTTGTTAGAAAATCAAGAATTTCTCAACTTTGCATTGCTAAATCCAGCTATCCCTATATAG
- the LOC103494519 gene encoding salutaridinol 7-O-acetyltransferase-like, which yields MEVTFLSRDTIKPSSPTPLSFETFHLFCLEETSPLVYTPLFLFYPRSNNDDSGESHPEIDTLKSSLSETLNRFLFLEGETIGESIRCNYEEIVFVEAKVTGKISDIFVGSNNDTSLMKLVMYSTFMTDPADDYKYAVIGVQANIVECGGVVISLCLLHEVIDPTTLSHFLRSWFDINTSSFNCLPSMACSDFGPLLPLFDPRQKQVFFSSNNSSQQQASFQSLLCTFKDDEIQFLKDRAKSSDVQNPTCVEVLLGSLWKCILEVVLLQITTNSDHRPSILTHAIINLNIKMLSSNSLPRSFSVGNFWWIEVAHYLANETTQMELSNLVRFLRESFQEMNGDDHCWIKSLVGNQGDRSVISKLLSAEIIPKLYICTNWENIDQLNEFGWGNTIWIESDTTSKNIGILLRTIRDNEIEIWMVLDEEEIELLVQTEEFCGFVNLTFP from the coding sequence ATGGAGGTGACATTTTTGTCGAGAGATACTATTAAGCCTTCTTCTCCAACTCCCCTAAGCTTTGAaacttttcatcttttttgtCTCGAGGAAACGTCTCCTTTGGTTTATactcctctttttcttttctacccGAGGAGCAATAATGATGATTCGGGGGAGTCTCATCCAGAAATCGATACACTCAAAAGTTCTCTATCTGAAACCCTGAAtcgtttcttgtttcttgaagGAGAAACCATTGGTGAATCCATTCGTTGCAACTATGAAGAGATCGTCTTTGTCGAAGCAAAAGTTACTGGTAAGATATCTGATATCTTCGTGGGATCAAATAACGACACTTCTTTAATGAAACTCGTAATGTATTCTACGTTCATGACTGACCCTGCAGATGATTATAAATATGCTGTAATTGGTGTACAAGCCAACATTGTGGAGTGTGGTGGTGTTGTGATATCTCTTTGTTTGTTACACGAAGTTATCGATCCAACAACTCTAAGTCATTTTCTTAGATCGTGGTTCGATATCAATACGTCGTCTTTCAATTGTCTTCCAAGTATGGCATGTTCCGACTTCGGACCACTCTTACCACTCTTCGATCCACGACAAAAACAAGTCTTCTTTTCCTCCAACAACAGTTCTCAACAACAAGCTTCTTTTCAAAGCCTTCTGTGTACGTTCAAAGACGATGAGATCCAGTTTCTCAAAGATAGAGCAAAATCTAGTGATGTCCAAAATCCAACATGTGTGGAAGTGCTTTTAGGGTCCCTTTGGAAATGTATCTTGGAAGTTGTATTATTGCAAATTACAACAAATTCTGATCATAGGCCATCAATTTTGACCCATGCAATCATAAACTTGAACATCAAAATGCTATCTTCTAATTCATTGCCAAGATCATTCTCAGTGGGGAACTTTTGGTGGATTGAGGTAGCTCATTATCTAGCAAATGAGACGACCCAAATGGAGCTAAGTAATTTGGTGAGATTTTTGAGAGAGTCATTTCAAGAAATGAATGGTGATGATCATTGTTGGATAAAAAGTTTGGTGGGTAATCAAGGAGATAGATCAGTTATTTCCAAGTTGTTATCAGCTGAAATAATCCCAAAATTGTACATATGCACAAATTGGGAAAACATAGATCAATTGAATGAATTTGGATGGGGAAATACGATATGGATCGAATCGGATACAACGTCGAAGAACATTGGTATTTTGTTGCGCACCATAAGAGATAATGAAATAGAGATATGGATGGTACTTGATGAGGAAGAAATAGAACTTTTAGTACAAACTGAAGAATTTTGTGGTTTTGTGAATCTAACTTTCCCTTAG